In Aureibaculum algae, the following are encoded in one genomic region:
- a CDS encoding alpha-L-rhamnosidase — protein MSTITLSQTNEFSASNLRCEYLKNPIAVDVKNPRFTWKIEDKRNGALQSSYQIVIDTDSSNVAEGIGKIWNTGKMSSNATLRRYTGNQLLPFTTYYWAVTVWDKDNKRHSTPKVASFRTGMMQSSNWKGSWIMDTNDISLKPAAYFRKEFTLSKELKSAYIYTAVAGLYELELNGARVGDHQLDPTFTRFDVRNLYVTYDITNLLKKKNAISILLGNGWYNHQSTAVWNFHEALWRGRPRFCLDLRLEYTDGTIEIVSTDKSWKTSLSPVVLNSIYTGEQYNANLEEDGYNKVSFNDTLWKNSIVTQAPSKNIVSQQLHPIRAMEEIIPKSIRKISDKKYIFDLGRNISGVTKLSVSGQPQTEIRLIHSEILDNKGNLNLSNIDLHYRPTDNTDPFQTDIYTLKGEGIETFSPKFNYKGFQYVEVNSSQPIELTKESLTGIVLHSDVPKIGYINSSNNTLNKIWEATNNSYLSNLFGYPTDCPQREKNGWTGDAHIANETGLYNFDGITIYEKWLEDHRDEQQANGVLPSIIPSSGWGYDWGNGPDWTSTIAIIPWNIYLFYGDSTLLENCYLNIKRYVDHITEISEDNLTTWGLGDWIPVTTKPPVEYTSSIYYFVDVSILAKAAKLLGYQADFVHYSKLAEEIKSAFNKKYFNKETGIYGKGSQTELSTSLHWGMVPEGAEKLVAKNLADRVIKDKKHINVGLLGSKTILNALSDNGYAELAYEVASQETFPSWGWWIVNGFKTLPENWDLEKEKNDISHNHIMFGEISAWYFKALGGIKPDPNNPGFRKFILEPNFVKGLDHFEARFNSPQGEITSSWKRIGSKIYYHVVIPPNSVCRLTLKANNISKNMHPLITNKENGLIHLNLESGTYTIQIN, from the coding sequence ATGTCAACTATAACTCTTAGCCAAACGAATGAATTTAGTGCAAGTAATTTACGTTGTGAGTATTTGAAAAACCCAATCGCCGTTGATGTCAAAAACCCTCGATTTACCTGGAAAATAGAAGATAAAAGGAACGGTGCATTACAATCATCTTACCAAATAGTGATAGATACTGATTCGTCCAATGTGGCCGAAGGAATTGGCAAAATATGGAATACTGGCAAAATGTCAAGCAACGCAACTTTAAGACGCTATACAGGCAATCAACTATTACCGTTTACAACCTATTATTGGGCGGTAACTGTGTGGGATAAGGACAATAAACGGCACTCTACCCCCAAGGTGGCTAGTTTCAGGACTGGAATGATGCAATCATCCAATTGGAAAGGATCATGGATTATGGATACCAATGATATTTCATTAAAACCAGCAGCCTATTTTAGAAAAGAATTTACCCTTTCTAAAGAATTGAAATCCGCCTACATTTATACTGCGGTAGCTGGATTGTACGAACTTGAACTAAATGGTGCTAGAGTTGGAGATCACCAACTTGATCCTACATTTACACGTTTTGACGTTAGAAATCTATATGTTACCTACGACATTACCAATTTACTCAAGAAAAAGAATGCCATAAGTATATTGTTAGGAAACGGTTGGTATAACCATCAATCAACTGCCGTTTGGAATTTTCATGAAGCTTTATGGAGAGGAAGACCCCGGTTCTGTTTAGATCTAAGGTTGGAATATACTGATGGAACCATAGAAATTGTTTCTACCGATAAAAGTTGGAAAACATCTTTAAGTCCTGTTGTACTAAACAGCATTTATACTGGAGAACAGTACAATGCGAACCTTGAAGAAGATGGTTATAATAAAGTTAGCTTTAATGATACGCTATGGAAAAATAGCATAGTTACCCAGGCACCTTCAAAAAATATTGTTTCTCAGCAATTGCATCCAATCCGAGCTATGGAAGAAATAATACCAAAAAGTATTCGAAAAATAAGTGATAAAAAATATATTTTTGATTTAGGCAGAAACATTTCAGGAGTGACAAAACTCAGTGTTTCAGGACAACCACAAACTGAAATTAGATTAATTCATTCGGAGATTCTTGACAATAAAGGAAACTTAAATTTATCAAACATTGACCTTCATTATAGACCTACAGACAATACAGATCCGTTTCAAACAGATATCTACACCCTAAAAGGTGAAGGAATTGAAACATTTTCTCCAAAATTTAATTATAAAGGCTTTCAGTATGTTGAGGTAAACAGTAGCCAGCCAATAGAACTCACAAAAGAAAGTTTGACAGGTATAGTATTGCATAGTGATGTACCAAAAATTGGTTATATAAATAGTTCAAACAACACCTTGAATAAAATTTGGGAAGCTACAAATAACTCGTATTTATCAAATCTATTCGGTTACCCAACAGACTGTCCTCAACGAGAAAAAAATGGTTGGACAGGAGATGCCCATATAGCAAATGAAACGGGGCTTTATAATTTTGATGGAATTACAATCTATGAAAAATGGCTTGAAGACCATAGGGACGAACAACAAGCAAACGGTGTTCTGCCATCTATTATTCCATCAAGTGGATGGGGATATGATTGGGGCAATGGTCCTGATTGGACAAGCACCATCGCAATTATACCATGGAACATCTATTTATTTTACGGTGATTCTACACTATTGGAAAATTGTTATTTAAACATAAAAAGGTATGTAGATCACATTACCGAAATAAGTGAAGACAATTTGACTACTTGGGGCTTAGGAGACTGGATACCTGTTACAACAAAACCTCCTGTTGAATATACATCTTCCATTTACTATTTTGTTGACGTTTCTATTCTTGCTAAAGCCGCAAAACTTTTGGGGTATCAAGCTGATTTTGTTCATTATTCAAAACTGGCGGAAGAGATTAAATCTGCCTTCAATAAAAAATACTTTAACAAAGAAACTGGCATTTATGGTAAAGGATCACAAACCGAACTCAGCACCTCTCTTCATTGGGGAATGGTCCCTGAGGGAGCAGAGAAACTGGTTGCCAAAAATTTGGCAGATAGGGTAATCAAAGATAAGAAACACATTAATGTTGGACTCTTGGGTAGCAAAACTATTTTAAATGCTTTAAGTGATAATGGCTATGCAGAATTAGCCTATGAAGTGGCTTCGCAGGAAACGTTTCCTTCATGGGGCTGGTGGATTGTAAATGGATTTAAAACCCTCCCTGAAAATTGGGATTTAGAAAAGGAAAAGAATGACATTTCTCACAATCATATTATGTTTGGGGAAATAAGTGCATGGTATTTTAAAGCACTTGGCGGTATTAAACCAGACCCAAATAATCCCGGTTTTAGAAAATTTATACTTGAACCGAACTTTGTAAAAGGATTAGATCATTTTGAAGCCAGATTCAATTCCCCACAGGGTGAAATAACAAGTTCATGGAAAAGAATTGGTAGTAAGATATATTATCATGTCGTAATACCTCCAAATAGTGTTTGCCGTCTTACGTTGAAGGCAAATAACATATCAAAAAATATGCATCCATTGATTACTAATAAAGAAAATGGATTAATTCATTTGAACTTAGAATCTGGTACTTACACTATTCAAATTAATTAG
- a CDS encoding glycoside hydrolase family 76 protein — translation MKKTTVFVIVIIMSLLLHSCKKNKQYNEYADATITTLQKWYNIETGLYDTTSWWNAANALTAIIDYSRITGSKEYLDVVENSFETCKEFEVEMPDPKDNWICRNYINDYYDDEGWWVLAWINAYDLTNDDKYLKMARITFNDMATGWDDVCDGGIYWKKPKIGKSAVQNELFMLSAIRLHQRGGGETLGKNYLVWAEDTLEWFMNSGMLNEKHLVENGLNKQCEVSVGSLHTYNQGMILSALVELYKEKNDELLLDLAHKIANATITHMVYENGILKDPKEPKLNGDATQFKGIFMRHLGFLYATSPRTAYKTFILKNADVIWSVARDSSNNEIGGIWNAHPKKTDASSQSSALDAFNAAMIVSGSN, via the coding sequence ATGAAAAAGACAACTGTATTTGTAATTGTTATCATCATGAGCCTGCTACTCCATTCCTGTAAAAAAAACAAGCAGTATAATGAATATGCAGATGCTACAATTACTACGTTGCAAAAGTGGTATAATATAGAGACTGGCCTATATGACACCACAAGTTGGTGGAATGCAGCCAACGCATTGACTGCAATTATTGATTATTCTAGAATAACAGGTTCTAAGGAGTATCTGGATGTTGTTGAAAATTCTTTTGAGACCTGTAAAGAATTTGAAGTTGAAATGCCTGACCCTAAGGACAATTGGATTTGCCGAAATTATATCAATGACTATTACGATGATGAGGGTTGGTGGGTATTAGCTTGGATAAATGCCTATGATCTTACAAATGATGACAAATACCTAAAAATGGCACGCATCACTTTTAATGACATGGCAACTGGCTGGGATGATGTTTGTGACGGTGGTATCTATTGGAAAAAACCAAAGATTGGTAAATCAGCAGTACAAAATGAACTATTTATGCTGAGTGCAATACGTTTACATCAAAGAGGTGGAGGCGAAACACTTGGAAAAAATTATCTTGTATGGGCAGAAGACACCTTAGAATGGTTTATGAATTCGGGAATGTTAAATGAAAAACATCTTGTAGAAAATGGTTTAAATAAGCAGTGCGAAGTAAGCGTTGGAAGTTTACACACGTATAATCAAGGTATGATTTTGAGTGCATTAGTAGAATTATATAAAGAAAAAAATGATGAGTTGTTGTTAGACTTGGCTCATAAAATTGCTAATGCTACCATTACACATATGGTTTATGAAAATGGAATTCTAAAAGACCCAAAAGAACCAAAGCTTAATGGTGACGCTACTCAATTTAAAGGCATTTTCATGCGACATCTGGGATTTCTATACGCTACGTCGCCAAGAACAGCGTACAAAACGTTTATTTTAAAAAATGCCGATGTTATTTGGTCTGTCGCCAGAGATTCATCAAATAATGAAATAGGTGGTATATGGAATGCTCATCCAAAAAAAACCGATGCATCAAGCCAAAGCTCTGCACTTGATGCTTTTAATGCCGCAATGATTGTAAGTGGTAGTAATTAA